One window of Cohnella hashimotonis genomic DNA carries:
- a CDS encoding extracellular solute-binding protein, with the protein MGKKAKGMSALLAVCMGAALLAGCAGNNDGGAASAPGTNGAAGTNESSASGSAAASGDASPVTLSLYSDRGWYSDWTGPGAQRIEQKTGVHFNVKKPVQDDGDGKDIALMIASNNLPDVMVVDAGNKMLQQLIDGNYLYSMDELIEKYAPDLGTILNEQYGPELLTNFKEKDGKTYKLVSGYQTERYLDEAKKNAGLAPVWLPQLVVRKDYYDEIGRPDTSTPEKFMNALAQMAAKHPDKIPYIGDKSQHAGDLSWFNPQFGVAPYYVDGSEVKNTIHDPKWKDTLKFGYELASKGLLTKESFVNTNDVTAQKVAAGDAIVWAYNSTAENAAPPKDNPDTQFEVLPPFQSYMYPTIPTGWLALVVPKSNKNPERTMKLLEYAASKEGQEDFFFGIQGQGADDFKSLSDGPHFYFDSAVPNDYFQEGKPTYTKSFSDALNKDWGGTWSQVGFGEPIVLIANWAVTNAVQWNPLDEKKVAYDKLMSAKMKFFPEFNFKIDSAGEFGVIDAKIKSLKADYVTKLVFAHSDAEFESTFASFEKVADQLDIAKLEAEYTRQYAELKQKLGNP; encoded by the coding sequence ATGGGGAAAAAAGCGAAGGGCATGTCCGCGCTGCTTGCCGTCTGCATGGGAGCCGCGCTGCTCGCAGGGTGCGCCGGCAATAACGACGGGGGTGCCGCAAGTGCGCCCGGTACGAACGGCGCGGCGGGAACGAACGAATCGTCCGCTTCCGGCTCGGCTGCCGCAAGCGGCGATGCATCGCCGGTCACGCTCAGCCTGTATTCGGACCGAGGCTGGTACAGCGACTGGACCGGGCCGGGCGCGCAGCGGATCGAGCAAAAGACCGGCGTTCATTTCAACGTCAAAAAGCCGGTTCAGGACGACGGAGACGGCAAAGACATCGCGCTGATGATCGCGAGCAACAACTTGCCCGACGTGATGGTCGTCGATGCCGGCAACAAAATGCTCCAGCAGCTGATCGACGGCAATTATTTGTATTCGATGGACGAATTGATCGAAAAATACGCGCCTGATCTCGGCACGATCTTGAACGAGCAATACGGGCCAGAGCTGCTGACCAACTTCAAGGAAAAGGACGGCAAAACGTACAAGCTCGTATCGGGCTACCAGACGGAAAGATACCTGGATGAAGCGAAGAAAAACGCGGGGCTTGCGCCGGTGTGGCTGCCGCAGCTCGTCGTCCGCAAAGATTACTACGACGAGATCGGCCGGCCGGACACGTCCACGCCCGAGAAGTTCATGAATGCGCTTGCGCAAATGGCTGCCAAGCATCCGGATAAAATCCCTTATATCGGCGATAAAAGCCAGCATGCAGGCGATCTCAGCTGGTTCAATCCGCAATTCGGCGTCGCCCCTTACTATGTGGACGGCAGCGAGGTCAAAAATACGATTCACGACCCGAAGTGGAAGGATACGCTCAAGTTCGGCTATGAGCTGGCAAGCAAGGGCCTGCTGACGAAGGAATCGTTCGTCAACACGAACGATGTGACCGCGCAAAAGGTCGCGGCCGGCGACGCGATCGTATGGGCGTACAATTCGACGGCCGAAAACGCCGCGCCGCCCAAGGACAATCCGGACACGCAATTTGAGGTGCTGCCGCCTTTCCAGAGCTATATGTATCCGACGATCCCGACGGGGTGGCTCGCGCTCGTCGTTCCGAAGAGCAACAAAAATCCGGAACGCACGATGAAGCTGCTCGAGTACGCGGCGTCCAAGGAAGGCCAGGAGGACTTTTTCTTCGGCATCCAGGGACAAGGCGCGGACGACTTCAAGAGCCTGTCCGACGGTCCCCACTTCTACTTCGACTCGGCGGTTCCGAACGATTACTTCCAGGAAGGCAAGCCGACCTATACGAAAAGCTTCTCGGACGCGCTGAACAAGGATTGGGGCGGAACGTGGAGCCAGGTCGGATTCGGCGAGCCGATCGTGCTGATCGCCAACTGGGCCGTCACCAATGCCGTGCAGTGGAATCCGCTCGACGAGAAGAAGGTCGCTTACGATAAGCTCATGTCCGCCAAGATGAAGTTTTTCCCGGAATTCAACTTCAAGATCGACAGCGCGGGCGAGTTCGGGGTCATCGACGCGAAGATCAAGTCGCTAAAAGCCGACTATGTGACGAAGCTCGTATTCGCGCATTCGGATGCCGAGTTCGAGTCGACGTTCGCGAGCTTCGAGAAGGTCGCCGATCAACTCGACATCGCCAAGCTCGAGGCGGAGTATACGAGACAGTACGCGGAGTTAAAGCAGAAGCTGGGCAATCCGTAA
- a CDS encoding carbohydrate ABC transporter permease, with the protein MQARIKLTAEDKAVNVFVIVVTVLALLATFYPIYYLLVYSLNDPIDAASGGLYWFPRKFTLENYAYVFKNDHLFGSFLITAARTAIGTLTGVLFTALGAYALSKDRLALRKVYSIVGLVTMYFSGGLIPSYLLYQRLHLLDTFWVYIVPALFSIYNALLFMAFFRQLPGELEESAKVDGAGDFYIFARLVLPLSKPVLATVSLFVAVNHWNDWFSSAYFVSNQNLWTLPTIIVRMLSDNSIMDNMKNMSPGMRMDPLSTLLAIKYATLIVTILPIAVVYPFIQKYFVQGMMVGAIKA; encoded by the coding sequence ATGCAAGCCCGCATCAAGCTTACGGCGGAGGACAAGGCCGTCAACGTATTCGTGATCGTCGTCACTGTCCTTGCGCTACTGGCGACCTTTTATCCGATTTATTACCTGCTCGTCTATTCGCTCAACGATCCGATCGACGCAGCGAGCGGCGGCCTCTACTGGTTCCCCCGCAAATTCACGCTGGAGAATTACGCTTACGTGTTCAAAAACGACCATCTATTCGGCTCGTTTCTCATCACGGCAGCGCGTACCGCGATCGGGACGCTGACCGGCGTTTTGTTTACGGCTCTGGGCGCGTACGCCCTGTCCAAGGATCGGCTCGCGCTGCGCAAGGTTTACTCGATCGTGGGCCTGGTAACGATGTATTTCAGCGGGGGCCTGATTCCAAGCTACTTGCTGTACCAGCGGCTGCACCTGCTCGACACCTTTTGGGTGTATATCGTTCCGGCGCTGTTCAGCATCTACAACGCCCTGCTTTTCATGGCTTTTTTCCGGCAGCTGCCGGGCGAGCTCGAAGAGTCTGCCAAGGTGGACGGGGCGGGGGACTTTTACATTTTCGCTAGGCTGGTGCTTCCGCTGTCCAAGCCCGTGCTGGCGACCGTCTCCTTGTTCGTAGCCGTCAACCACTGGAACGACTGGTTTTCCTCGGCTTACTTCGTATCGAATCAAAATTTGTGGACGCTGCCGACGATCATCGTCCGCATGCTGTCCGACAATTCGATCATGGACAATATGAAAAACATGTCTCCGGGCATGCGCATGGATCCGCTGTCCACCTTGCTTGCGATCAAGTACGCAACGTTAATCGTCACGATCCTGCCGATCGCAGTCGTGTACCCGTTCATCCAGAAATATTTCGTCCAGGGCATGATGGTCGGAGCGATCAAGGCTTGA
- a CDS encoding endo-alpha-N-acetylgalactosaminidase family protein: MLEIENDRLAVRLYEWPAVERYTYKATGTKLGGSGPEGRLAVNGAETGWDEWEIVRSPSADRTSLHYSLMLKRTGLQLAIDFRLEEAALKLTVAVTDDPGERLVRLDWIGQPLLSCDETDFAFDRTEIRQKSWKLIPGGGRGLYDRTRASDKIGDAIPDAADVPTMHACLYDGRLCCFVQTNYPVIPLLSRLSRHKRDPGRSGSFAIGPNTYQYRVRNRTMEPLELKIVFLEDMNGDGIADECDYQLWMNRQLPDADPMYTKGIWYKVFNAEKERGVLTTFKETLEIIRMICHVTDGMPQIAYLTGWQFDGHDTGYPSMNRINPKLAEDPERASEELQELVRVARERYNCIVSYHINLDDAYVDAPDWNPDLLSRDPDGSARVWLDTAKQRAYHMSHTKDVESGDVFRRIDDFLRMVPVSHTVQVDAFRNTNASWEPDGYIGPLEELVCGMKPILAYFRERGIDVSTEGQNGMPVEDGGLFGAYWHYSPSLHYHGKIVGGGSVDMNAVAWGKGASFDADVLYRGAPTRQLGEQFHASDFEAGRDRILDIIFLGSLLYQFYLTREMVEWREDDKKVYIRYADGVTVNIGKEEQRLAVRWDRLAIADDDDRFIPLGDRIYLYSRHGADRSWPLPSDWQETRIAAVRLEEDGGRAPVPFELADGSIRLRLAPRTPVMLTRSKA, encoded by the coding sequence ATGCTTGAAATAGAGAACGACCGGCTGGCCGTTCGCCTGTACGAATGGCCGGCAGTCGAGCGGTATACGTACAAAGCGACGGGAACGAAGCTGGGCGGCAGCGGGCCCGAGGGGCGATTGGCCGTCAACGGAGCGGAGACCGGCTGGGACGAGTGGGAGATCGTGCGCTCGCCATCCGCCGACAGGACATCCCTTCATTACAGCCTGATGTTGAAGCGGACAGGCCTGCAGCTGGCGATCGATTTTCGTCTGGAAGAGGCTGCGCTAAAGCTGACTGTCGCGGTGACCGACGATCCCGGCGAGCGGCTGGTACGTTTGGATTGGATCGGTCAGCCGCTGCTCTCCTGCGACGAGACTGACTTCGCCTTCGATCGGACGGAGATCCGGCAGAAGAGCTGGAAGCTGATTCCGGGCGGAGGCAGAGGCTTGTACGACAGAACGCGGGCCAGCGACAAAATCGGCGATGCGATTCCGGACGCCGCCGACGTGCCGACGATGCACGCATGCCTGTACGACGGCCGCCTGTGCTGCTTCGTACAGACGAATTATCCGGTCATTCCGCTGCTCAGCCGGTTGTCGCGACACAAGCGCGACCCCGGCCGCTCCGGGAGCTTCGCGATCGGCCCGAATACGTACCAGTACCGCGTCCGCAACCGGACGATGGAGCCGCTGGAGCTGAAGATCGTATTTCTGGAGGATATGAACGGGGACGGCATCGCCGACGAATGCGACTACCAGCTTTGGATGAACAGGCAGCTGCCCGACGCGGATCCGATGTACACGAAGGGAATCTGGTATAAGGTGTTCAACGCGGAGAAGGAGCGCGGCGTGCTGACGACCTTCAAGGAGACGCTGGAGATTATTCGCATGATCTGCCACGTGACGGACGGCATGCCTCAGATCGCTTACCTGACCGGCTGGCAGTTCGACGGCCACGATACGGGGTATCCGTCCATGAACCGAATCAATCCGAAGCTGGCCGAAGATCCCGAGCGGGCTTCAGAAGAGCTCCAGGAGCTCGTCCGCGTGGCGCGCGAGCGGTACAACTGCATCGTGAGCTATCATATTAACCTGGACGACGCGTACGTAGACGCACCGGACTGGAATCCCGATCTGCTCAGCCGCGATCCGGACGGTTCGGCGCGCGTGTGGCTCGATACGGCCAAGCAGCGCGCCTACCATATGAGTCATACGAAGGACGTGGAGAGCGGGGACGTCTTCCGGCGGATCGACGACTTTTTGCGGATGGTTCCCGTATCGCATACCGTGCAGGTCGATGCGTTCCGCAATACGAACGCCAGCTGGGAGCCGGACGGTTATATCGGTCCGCTGGAAGAACTCGTCTGCGGCATGAAGCCGATATTGGCCTATTTCCGGGAGCGCGGCATCGACGTGTCGACGGAAGGACAGAACGGCATGCCGGTCGAGGACGGCGGATTGTTCGGCGCTTACTGGCATTATTCGCCTTCCCTTCATTATCACGGCAAGATCGTCGGCGGGGGTAGCGTCGACATGAACGCGGTCGCCTGGGGCAAAGGCGCGTCGTTCGACGCCGACGTGCTGTACCGGGGAGCGCCGACGCGGCAGCTCGGCGAGCAGTTTCACGCGAGCGATTTCGAAGCGGGTCGGGACCGCATCCTCGACATTATTTTTCTCGGTTCGCTGCTTTATCAGTTTTATCTGACCCGCGAGATGGTTGAATGGCGGGAGGACGATAAGAAAGTGTACATCCGGTATGCAGACGGCGTGACGGTGAATATCGGAAAAGAGGAGCAGCGTCTCGCGGTCCGCTGGGACCGGCTCGCGATCGCGGACGACGACGATCGCTTCATCCCGCTGGGAGATCGCATCTACCTGTACAGCAGGCACGGCGCCGATCGGTCCTGGCCGCTGCCGTCGGACTGGCAGGAGACACGCATCGCGGCTGTCCGGCTGGAAGAGGACGGCGGCAGAGCGCCGGTGCCGTTCGAGCTGGCGGACGGATCGATCCGGCTGCGGCTGGCTCCGAGAACGCCGGTCATGTTGACGCGTTCGAAAGCCTGA
- a CDS encoding cache domain-containing sensor histidine kinase — translation MTKPIRLTRLSMRYRVLFVFFVLIVVPFLLVGYIALSKSEKTIRQTNLDAVVLTGKNLHSFFHYVQNEQDKLMASDELQELMARGVRQGTDEIAFADELLSYIDSVNYSNQLFKIRVLPLDPASMPTYMHSAYGTQDVASQAWYRDIVREGRAFWKVFAPLELPGAALEPTLSDIKRLHSLKTFAPLGVVVMDIRPSMLSSFIDPVKQFPHQRIWLLTKDDRIVYATDGRYDDRPPAEALRRTALLPEHSATLRYDGQPSLVNVVPLLENELKLVSVTPLKDLDNPVSVLSRLNFTFLLFYFALSITLAGYITVKYTNPISSLVREMRDIVRHSFSETAVAESRFADRRDEVGWLYRGMYNMIREIQRLLKETKESEKRKKQLQFEVLNYQINPHFLYNTLDTIRWKAEEKQAGEIGELASSLASLFRLTLNRGKEITTVRRELALLQAYLNIEKARRDAPIPVIFRIDDALLELPLMRLILQPLVENAIRHGIADMGEEGMIVVQGGLENCRIEFRISDNGPGIPEDIRGTLLEPSAAAKRDREGGLGLINVHERLRHYFGEPFGLEAISEPGRGTTIVLIHPVLPDGSTELDE, via the coding sequence ATGACTAAACCGATCCGCTTGACGCGGCTGTCGATGCGGTACCGGGTCCTGTTCGTTTTTTTCGTGCTGATCGTCGTGCCGTTTTTACTCGTCGGGTATATCGCGCTGTCTAAATCGGAAAAAACGATACGGCAAACCAATCTGGATGCCGTCGTGCTCACCGGAAAGAATCTGCATTCCTTTTTCCATTATGTGCAGAACGAACAGGACAAGCTGATGGCTTCGGACGAGCTGCAGGAGCTGATGGCCCGCGGCGTCCGTCAGGGAACGGACGAGATCGCGTTCGCGGACGAGCTGCTTTCTTACATCGACAGCGTCAATTATTCGAATCAACTGTTCAAGATTCGCGTGCTGCCGCTGGATCCGGCTTCCATGCCTACTTATATGCATTCGGCCTACGGCACGCAGGACGTGGCTTCACAGGCTTGGTACCGCGATATCGTACGGGAGGGACGCGCCTTTTGGAAGGTATTCGCGCCCTTGGAGCTGCCAGGAGCGGCGCTGGAACCGACGCTGAGCGATATCAAGCGGCTGCACAGTCTAAAGACATTTGCGCCGCTTGGCGTTGTCGTCATGGACATTCGGCCTTCCATGCTGTCGAGTTTCATCGATCCGGTCAAGCAATTTCCGCATCAGCGGATATGGCTGCTGACGAAGGACGACCGGATCGTGTACGCCACGGACGGCCGTTACGACGACCGGCCGCCGGCCGAAGCGCTGCGCCGAACGGCTCTGCTTCCCGAACATTCCGCGACCTTGAGATACGACGGGCAGCCGTCCCTTGTCAACGTCGTACCGCTGCTCGAGAACGAACTGAAGCTGGTAAGCGTCACGCCGCTTAAGGATCTGGACAATCCCGTCTCGGTGCTGAGCCGGTTGAATTTTACCTTTCTGCTGTTTTATTTTGCGTTATCCATCACGTTGGCGGGCTACATCACCGTTAAATACACGAACCCGATCAGCTCCCTCGTCCGCGAAATGAGAGATATCGTTCGTCACAGCTTCAGCGAGACGGCCGTAGCCGAATCGCGCTTCGCCGACAGGCGCGACGAGGTAGGCTGGCTCTACCGAGGCATGTACAACATGATCCGGGAGATCCAGCGTCTGCTGAAGGAGACGAAGGAGTCCGAGAAGCGAAAAAAGCAGCTCCAGTTCGAAGTGCTGAACTACCAGATCAATCCCCACTTTTTATACAACACGCTCGACACGATCCGGTGGAAAGCGGAGGAGAAGCAGGCGGGCGAGATCGGAGAGCTCGCGAGCTCGCTCGCCTCGTTATTCAGATTGACGCTGAACCGCGGCAAGGAGATTACGACGGTCCGCAGGGAGCTTGCGCTGCTCCAGGCCTATCTGAACATCGAGAAGGCGCGCCGCGACGCGCCGATACCGGTTATTTTCCGAATCGACGACGCTTTACTGGAGCTGCCGCTCATGCGCCTTATTTTGCAGCCGCTCGTGGAGAATGCGATCCGGCACGGCATAGCCGATATGGGCGAGGAAGGCATGATCGTCGTCCAGGGCGGGCTGGAGAACTGCCGGATCGAGTTCAGGATCTCCGACAACGGTCCGGGCATCCCGGAGGACATCCGCGGGACGCTGCTCGAGCCGTCGGCGGCAGCGAAGCGAGACCGGGAAGGCGGACTGGGCCTGATCAACGTACACGAACGTCTGCGTCATTATTTCGGCGAACCGTTCGGCCTGGAGGCAATCAGCGAGCCCGGGAGAGGTACGACCATCGTGCTGATTCACCCCGTGCTGCCCGACGGAAGTACCGAGCTTGACGAGTAA
- a CDS encoding helix-turn-helix domain-containing protein, whose translation MLIVEDEPAIRIGLARHPIWGELGCGQALEADDGTGALDLVAGDPDIRLVVTDIRMKKMSGLTLIAQLYDTLAFEGKVIVLSGYDDFEYARAAMAYGVVDYLLKPVDMAELAAAAARTLERLKREERQHERLRLMDNALPRLQEELLQRLAEGPSRVEAATALRLELESRGLSWLASDRLAVLVLEADNLRVPHPPQLGAADPGLAFFAIGNVAEFSLYEYASRIGPYARFRSSRHDRWIVIFGEPPAAEDAGQSWLDELERLLGERMRTFVKIGVTVAAVAGVAGTPADELYRNALEKLNRIRLYGSADEEAQGAGGYREVDALSGAQPLVDLLRYGQDADVTEAMSHFPRLVREWHPGSVRDLHRRTFDWLLELFETARKAGWKEEHWRRNPILLWEQIQAYDTVEALQSYAEAQLLQVHEALREAPRSQVLQQAEKYIREHFTEPLTVQAIAEHVFVTPEWLSTLFKKSHDCTVLDYITRLRMEKAKELLKDVGLKIYQIGGMVGYKDAVYFSRLFRRLTGTTPKEYRNQWGIPADD comes from the coding sequence GTGTTGATCGTGGAGGACGAGCCCGCGATTCGTATTGGCCTCGCGCGGCATCCGATCTGGGGCGAGCTCGGCTGCGGGCAGGCGCTGGAAGCCGACGACGGTACCGGCGCTCTTGACCTGGTAGCGGGCGATCCGGATATCCGGCTTGTCGTCACGGATATCCGGATGAAAAAAATGTCCGGTCTGACGTTAATTGCGCAGCTGTACGACACTTTGGCTTTTGAAGGTAAAGTCATCGTCCTTAGCGGGTACGACGACTTCGAATATGCACGCGCGGCGATGGCCTACGGCGTCGTCGATTACTTGCTTAAGCCGGTCGATATGGCGGAACTGGCCGCGGCCGCGGCCCGGACGCTGGAAAGACTGAAACGGGAGGAGCGGCAGCACGAGCGTCTGCGACTTATGGACAATGCCCTGCCGAGGCTGCAGGAGGAGCTGCTGCAGCGGCTCGCGGAAGGGCCGTCCCGCGTCGAGGCGGCGACCGCGCTGCGACTGGAACTGGAGTCCCGCGGCTTGTCGTGGCTGGCATCGGATCGGCTGGCCGTGCTGGTGCTCGAAGCGGACAATTTGCGCGTGCCGCATCCCCCGCAGCTCGGCGCTGCCGATCCTGGCCTGGCGTTTTTTGCCATCGGCAACGTGGCGGAGTTTTCGCTATACGAATATGCTTCCCGCATCGGGCCGTACGCGAGATTCCGCTCTTCGCGGCATGACAGGTGGATCGTTATTTTCGGAGAGCCGCCAGCTGCGGAAGACGCCGGGCAGAGCTGGCTCGACGAGCTTGAGCGCTTGCTCGGGGAGCGGATGCGGACCTTCGTAAAGATCGGGGTCACCGTCGCCGCAGTCGCCGGAGTTGCCGGCACGCCGGCAGACGAACTGTACAGGAACGCGCTGGAGAAGCTCAATCGAATCCGGCTGTACGGTTCGGCGGATGAAGAAGCGCAGGGAGCGGGCGGTTACCGCGAGGTCGACGCTTTGTCCGGAGCGCAGCCGCTCGTTGACCTGCTTCGTTACGGACAAGACGCCGACGTTACCGAGGCAATGTCTCATTTTCCGAGGCTCGTGAGAGAATGGCACCCCGGAAGCGTTCGCGATCTCCATCGGCGTACGTTCGATTGGCTGCTCGAGCTGTTCGAGACGGCGCGCAAGGCCGGCTGGAAGGAGGAGCATTGGCGGCGCAATCCGATTCTGCTGTGGGAGCAAATCCAGGCTTACGATACCGTCGAGGCGCTGCAGTCGTATGCCGAGGCACAGCTCCTGCAGGTGCACGAGGCGCTCCGAGAGGCGCCGCGAAGCCAGGTGCTGCAGCAGGCTGAGAAATATATCCGCGAACATTTTACAGAGCCGCTTACCGTCCAGGCGATCGCGGAGCATGTATTCGTGACGCCCGAATGGCTCAGCACGCTTTTCAAGAAAAGTCACGATTGCACCGTGCTCGATTACATCACCCGGCTGCGCATGGAAAAGGCAAAGGAGCTGCTCAAGGACGTCGGCCTGAAAATTTATCAGATCGGCGGCATGGTCGGCTACAAAGACGCCGTCTATTTTTCCAGGCTGTTCCGAAGGCTTACCGGCACGACGCCCAAGGAGTACCGCAATCAATGGGGCATACCGGCCGATGACTAA
- a CDS encoding ABC transporter permease: MKDAFGKRKKIGGSGLGTFRSQLALQLMVLPCMAFLLIFAYVPIAGNVIAFQDFNLSGGFFGSRFIGLAHFREMFADPSFYMAMRNTVILSLLNMLIVFPAPLLFALIVNEIPFLRFKKIVQTSSYLPNFISFAMVASMWIFLLDPKGMVNQSLMLLHLTKHPIEFWTEPGLFRPLSVVIGIWKGVGWGAIIYLAAISGINPDLYEAAKMDGAGRIKRIFYITLPNLIPLFSILFILNVGTLFSGNLDQSVLLGNSFNKETSYVIEYYSLQMGLELTRYSYATAVSFFQSVMAIVLVLVANWFSGKVSGNRLF; encoded by the coding sequence ATGAAGGACGCGTTTGGAAAACGCAAAAAAATCGGCGGAAGCGGACTCGGGACGTTCAGGTCGCAGCTCGCGCTTCAACTGATGGTGTTGCCCTGCATGGCATTTTTGTTGATTTTCGCTTATGTGCCGATCGCGGGGAACGTCATCGCTTTTCAGGATTTTAACTTGTCGGGCGGGTTTTTCGGCAGCCGGTTTATCGGGCTCGCTCATTTCCGCGAGATGTTCGCCGACCCGAGCTTTTACATGGCGATGAGAAATACCGTCATTCTAAGCTTGCTCAATATGCTTATCGTTTTTCCGGCGCCGCTGCTTTTCGCGCTGATCGTGAACGAGATTCCGTTTTTGCGGTTCAAAAAAATCGTTCAGACGAGCAGTTATCTGCCCAACTTCATCTCGTTCGCGATGGTCGCGTCGATGTGGATTTTTCTGCTGGACCCGAAGGGCATGGTCAATCAATCGCTGATGCTGCTCCATCTGACGAAGCATCCGATCGAATTTTGGACGGAGCCCGGCCTGTTCCGCCCGTTGTCCGTCGTGATCGGCATCTGGAAAGGCGTCGGCTGGGGCGCGATCATCTATCTCGCCGCGATCTCGGGCATCAACCCCGATCTGTACGAGGCGGCCAAAATGGACGGAGCCGGGCGGATCAAGCGCATTTTTTACATCACGCTGCCTAATTTGATCCCGTTGTTTTCGATTCTGTTTATTTTAAACGTCGGAACGCTGTTCAGCGGCAATCTCGACCAATCGGTATTGCTGGGCAACTCCTTCAACAAAGAAACCTCTTACGTGATCGAGTACTATTCGCTGCAGATGGGATTGGAGCTTACCCGCTATTCTTACGCGACGGCCGTCAGCTTTTTCCAATCCGTCATGGCGATCGTACTGGTGCTCGTCGCGAATTGGTTCTCGGGAAAAGTATCCGGCAACCGCTTGTTCTAA